Proteins from a single region of Starkeya sp. ORNL1:
- a CDS encoding molecular chaperone GroEL, protein MAKRILHDIEARRALARGVGKLAAAVEATLGPKGMNAMVDRPIGTPIVSRDGVTIASEIELPDRFENMGAQVVREVSMQTNEVAGDGTTTAMVLANGLIQNGVAALERGAKPIDLCRGIDTAVDLVVSTLKDQARPAGERHMLEAVATIAATDAHLGSLVADALERVGRDGIISSEYGLTIETTLDVVEGMSFDRGYISHHMVTDIEKMEVVLQEPYILLTDLKIRTPEEIAGIRAAVARTGRPLMIVAEEIAPDVVVTLLGEGNRGKVLVVNPPDYGHWRKAMMDDLAIITGGRVIARELGGRLEDATLEDLGGARQVRASARETVIVRGGGDAEAVAARRAQVTRQHELAPPNIEQDKLKERLAKLSGGTAIIYAGGVTPVEQKRKIQLIDDALNATRAAAEEGIVAGGGTALLQCAPIVRAKLGNLNGDVGEGIRLVSETLSRPAAFIARNAGYDPDTVLDRLRSAPAGVGFDASSGEMTDMISAGIVDPVRVTYTALRNAASVATLVLSTNTLVADIPEHIDPTAGPALGGGAEKLGRA, encoded by the coding sequence ATGGCAAAACGGATCCTGCACGATATCGAAGCCCGCCGTGCCCTTGCCCGGGGCGTCGGCAAGCTCGCTGCCGCCGTCGAGGCGACGCTTGGGCCGAAGGGCATGAACGCCATGGTCGACCGGCCGATCGGCACGCCCATCGTCTCACGCGACGGCGTCACCATCGCCTCGGAGATCGAGCTGCCCGACCGCTTCGAGAATATGGGCGCGCAGGTGGTGCGCGAGGTCTCGATGCAGACCAACGAGGTCGCCGGCGACGGCACCACCACCGCCATGGTGCTGGCCAATGGTCTCATCCAGAACGGCGTCGCCGCGCTGGAGCGCGGCGCCAAGCCGATCGACCTGTGCCGCGGCATCGACACGGCCGTGGATCTCGTCGTCAGCACCCTCAAGGACCAGGCCCGGCCCGCCGGCGAGCGGCATATGCTGGAAGCGGTGGCGACGATCGCCGCGACCGATGCCCATCTCGGCAGCCTGGTCGCCGACGCGCTCGAGAGGGTCGGCCGCGACGGTATCATCAGCTCCGAATACGGGCTCACCATCGAGACGACGCTGGACGTGGTCGAGGGCATGTCGTTCGACCGCGGCTACATCTCGCACCACATGGTCACCGACATCGAGAAGATGGAGGTAGTGCTGCAGGAGCCCTACATCCTGCTGACCGACCTCAAGATCCGCACGCCGGAGGAGATCGCCGGCATCCGCGCCGCCGTCGCCAGGACCGGGCGCCCGTTGATGATCGTAGCCGAGGAGATCGCGCCCGACGTCGTGGTCACGCTGCTCGGCGAGGGCAACCGTGGCAAGGTGCTGGTCGTCAACCCGCCGGACTATGGGCATTGGCGCAAGGCGATGATGGACGATCTCGCCATCATCACCGGTGGCCGCGTCATCGCGCGCGAGCTCGGCGGCCGGCTGGAAGATGCGACCCTGGAGGATCTCGGCGGCGCCCGGCAGGTGCGCGCCAGCGCCCGCGAGACCGTGATCGTGCGGGGAGGCGGCGATGCCGAGGCTGTTGCGGCGCGGCGTGCCCAGGTCACCCGGCAGCATGAGCTCGCGCCCCCCAATATCGAGCAGGACAAGCTCAAGGAGCGGCTCGCCAAGCTGTCCGGCGGGACGGCCATCATTTATGCCGGCGGGGTGACGCCGGTGGAGCAGAAGCGCAAGATCCAGCTCATCGATGACGCGCTCAACGCGACCCGCGCCGCAGCCGAGGAAGGCATCGTCGCCGGCGGTGGAACGGCGCTGCTGCAATGCGCGCCGATCGTCAGGGCCAAACTCGGCAATCTCAATGGCGATGTCGGCGAGGGCATTCGCCTGGTGAGCGAGACGCTCTCGCGTCCCGCTGCCTTCATCGCGCGCAATGCCGGTTACGATCCCGACACCGTCCTTGATCGCCTCAGGTCGGCACCTGCGGGTGTCGGGTTCGATGCTTCCTCCGGCGAGATGACCGACATGATATCGGCCGGCATCGTCGATCCGGTCCGCGTCACCTACACCGCGCTGAGGAACGCCGCCTCCGTCGCCACCCTGGTGCTGTCGACCAACACCCTGGTGGCCGACATCCCCGAACATATCGACCCCACCGCCGGTCCCGCGCTCGGCGGCGGTGCCGAGAAACTCGGGCGCGCCTGA
- a CDS encoding sigma-54-dependent Fis family transcriptional regulator, which translates to MVKPQRPFMPSLPPGGTDRDDKDRRSDPADAASYDASATMEAWERLLATDRKPAAGLVRGVIERSWQRSVHSGVDARGRGSELVVTTDEVDRLRRQNTDLLDATRKTFGRIAEVLGDTATMVVITDSQGIVIETTGDPRTIDAGHDIHLEVGANWGETVTGTNGIGTALITGQPVYVRAAEHFCEGVKAWTCIGTPIFSPLDNSVIGVIDFSGPQDIFHRHNVALGMMAASHIELALADKMRIERVRLLEASLSHLGQAVRGDGFVLLDRFGRIIHHCDVAAARWRSFSSETELRIGDRLLDLDGERWHGGIGEVAVPGALMERIEPLMLDGSFSGAMLILPPPARQAPPRRPSTQLAARRAVDEARAAIIGVSDVLLAAIERTERAAMGKAAILLEGETGAGKELFARLIHACGQETGKEPFVAFNCGAVSKELLGGELFGHAPGAFTGATREGRAGRFEVANGGVLSLDEIGEMPLELQPYLLRVLEEKAVYRIGDSRPRPVDVRLVASTNRDLKLEAAEGRFRKDLYFRISGVKISIPPLRARRGDIPLLIEHFNTQAAETYSAEPLRFRPEVLDMLESYAWPGNVRELRNIVESLFLMSTSRLVGFDDFPEDFVADLFGSDRSERAPAFADGAGRDEHEEISRIDETERRLIEKTLAASGGNTSAAAERLGISRSTLYRKLHQYRSGG; encoded by the coding sequence ATGGTCAAACCGCAGCGCCCCTTCATGCCATCCCTGCCGCCGGGCGGGACGGACCGGGATGACAAGGACCGCCGGTCCGATCCGGCCGACGCCGCCTCCTACGACGCTTCGGCGACGATGGAGGCGTGGGAGCGGTTATTGGCCACCGATCGGAAGCCGGCCGCCGGGCTCGTGCGCGGCGTGATCGAGCGTTCCTGGCAACGCAGCGTGCACTCAGGCGTCGATGCGCGAGGGCGCGGCAGCGAACTCGTCGTCACGACCGACGAGGTCGACCGGCTGCGACGGCAGAACACCGACCTCCTCGACGCCACCCGAAAGACTTTTGGACGGATCGCCGAAGTGCTGGGCGACACCGCGACCATGGTGGTGATCACCGACAGCCAGGGCATCGTCATCGAAACCACCGGTGATCCCAGGACCATCGACGCCGGCCACGACATCCACCTGGAGGTCGGCGCCAACTGGGGAGAGACCGTTACCGGCACCAACGGTATCGGCACCGCGCTGATCACCGGCCAGCCGGTCTATGTGCGCGCGGCCGAGCATTTCTGCGAAGGCGTGAAGGCCTGGACCTGCATCGGCACGCCGATCTTCAGCCCGCTCGACAACAGCGTCATCGGCGTCATCGATTTTTCCGGCCCGCAGGACATCTTCCATCGCCACAATGTGGCGCTGGGCATGATGGCGGCCAGCCACATCGAGCTCGCCCTTGCCGACAAGATGCGGATCGAGCGGGTGCGGCTTCTGGAAGCGTCGCTCTCGCATCTCGGGCAAGCGGTGCGTGGAGATGGCTTCGTCCTCCTCGACCGCTTCGGCCGCATCATCCATCATTGCGACGTGGCGGCTGCACGCTGGCGAAGCTTCAGCTCCGAGACTGAACTCAGGATCGGCGACCGGCTGCTGGATCTCGACGGCGAGCGCTGGCACGGCGGGATCGGAGAGGTCGCGGTTCCAGGGGCGCTGATGGAGCGTATCGAGCCGTTGATGCTCGACGGCAGCTTCTCCGGCGCGATGCTGATATTGCCGCCGCCGGCGCGCCAGGCGCCGCCGAGACGGCCGTCCACCCAACTCGCCGCCCGGCGCGCCGTGGACGAGGCGCGGGCCGCCATCATCGGCGTCAGTGATGTGCTGCTGGCGGCGATCGAGCGCACCGAGCGCGCGGCGATGGGCAAGGCCGCGATTCTGCTGGAGGGAGAGACAGGCGCCGGCAAGGAATTGTTTGCCAGGCTCATCCATGCCTGCGGACAGGAAACCGGCAAGGAGCCCTTCGTCGCCTTCAATTGCGGCGCGGTCTCGAAGGAACTGCTCGGCGGCGAACTGTTCGGCCATGCTCCCGGGGCGTTCACCGGTGCCACGCGCGAAGGCCGCGCCGGGCGTTTCGAGGTCGCCAATGGCGGCGTGCTCAGCCTCGACGAGATCGGGGAGATGCCGCTCGAGCTGCAGCCTTATCTGCTGCGCGTGCTGGAGGAGAAGGCGGTCTACCGGATCGGCGACAGCCGGCCGCGGCCGGTGGATGTGCGCCTCGTCGCCTCCACCAACCGCGATCTCAAGCTGGAGGCGGCCGAGGGCCGGTTCCGCAAGGATCTCTATTTTCGGATCAGCGGCGTGAAGATCAGCATCCCCCCGCTGCGCGCCCGCCGGGGCGACATCCCGCTGCTGATCGAGCACTTCAACACGCAGGCCGCCGAGACCTATTCGGCCGAACCGCTGCGCTTCAGGCCGGAGGTGCTCGACATGCTCGAGAGCTATGCGTGGCCCGGCAATGTCCGCGAATTGCGGAACATCGTCGAAAGCCTGTTCCTGATGTCGACCAGCCGGCTGGTCGGCTTTGACGATTTTCCCGAGGATTTCGTCGCGGACCTGTTTGGCTCGGACCGTTCGGAGCGCGCGCCTGCATTCGCGGATGGCGCTGGGCGCGACGAGCATGAGGAGATTTCGCGGATCGACGAGACTGAACGCCGGCTGATCGAAAAGACGCTGGCGGCTTCCGGCGGCAACACCTCGGCCGCCGCCGAGCGTCTCGGCATCTCCCGCAGCACCCTCTACCGCAAGCTCCACCAGTATCGTTCGGGCGGATAA
- a CDS encoding aromatic/alkene monooxygenase hydroxylase subunit beta has product MSATETAPVKSGAAGSAIFADSDSRKYRYFEPRGKRATHYEDVTVDVQPDPERYLLQDWIISFPDGRGAYSKDNTAALSSNWHLFRAPDQEWERTHYQRQSKIEGMVQSVIANGRKSGAPKAFDKAWVKVLQNHLGAWKHVEFGLGTSLMQAQRYGYTQMINNATLTNSSYKLRLAQDITLYLAEIGMDIGNFDDEAGKRTWLEDGIWQGTREAVESIMGATDYLEQYFATNIVFEPLVGELFRSGFLMQAASPNGDFITPPVISAAEADYERNLANAIDLFHLLAHDPEHGAHNKLLFQTWLHKHVGLANKAAAGLQPIWSQPHSKPVQYSDARAQSVERIQKILGELGLDLPKE; this is encoded by the coding sequence ATGTCTGCAACAGAAACGGCACCGGTCAAGTCGGGAGCCGCGGGTTCGGCGATCTTTGCCGACTCCGATAGCCGGAAGTACCGCTATTTCGAGCCGCGCGGCAAGCGCGCGACCCACTATGAGGACGTCACCGTCGACGTCCAGCCGGATCCCGAGCGCTATCTGCTGCAGGACTGGATCATCTCCTTTCCCGACGGGCGCGGCGCCTATTCCAAGGACAACACCGCGGCGCTGAGTTCCAACTGGCACCTGTTCCGCGCGCCGGACCAGGAGTGGGAGCGCACCCACTATCAGCGCCAGTCCAAGATCGAGGGGATGGTGCAGTCAGTCATCGCCAATGGCCGCAAGTCCGGTGCGCCGAAGGCGTTCGACAAGGCCTGGGTGAAAGTGCTGCAAAACCATCTCGGCGCGTGGAAGCACGTCGAGTTCGGCCTCGGCACGTCGCTGATGCAGGCACAGCGCTACGGCTATACGCAGATGATCAACAATGCGACGCTGACGAACTCGTCGTACAAGCTGCGCCTTGCCCAGGACATCACGCTGTATCTTGCCGAAATCGGCATGGATATCGGCAATTTCGACGACGAGGCCGGCAAGCGGACCTGGCTCGAAGACGGCATCTGGCAGGGCACGCGCGAGGCGGTCGAGTCCATCATGGGCGCGACGGACTATCTCGAGCAGTACTTCGCCACCAACATCGTGTTCGAGCCGCTGGTCGGCGAACTGTTCCGCAGCGGCTTCCTGATGCAGGCGGCGTCCCCGAACGGCGACTTCATCACGCCGCCGGTGATCTCGGCGGCCGAGGCCGACTACGAGCGCAACCTCGCCAACGCGATCGACCTGTTCCACCTGCTGGCACACGACCCGGAACACGGCGCGCACAACAAGCTCCTGTTCCAGACCTGGCTGCACAAGCATGTGGGGCTCGCCAACAAGGCAGCCGCCGGCCTGCAGCCCATCTGGTCGCAGCCGCATTCCAAGCCTGTCCAGTATTCCGATGCGCGCGCGCAGTCGGTCGAGCGCATCCAGAAGATCCTGGGCGAGCTCGGTCTCGATCTTCCCAAGGAGTGA
- a CDS encoding amidohydrolase family protein — MFRTPDGEEVFIIDGHTHFWDGSPENQSNIHGKQFIDCFYAYHTALSPKDKLWAKDKFEKYSAEQMHHDLFVDGPDDMAIVQSTYLTEFYKNGFNTIERNLEIAKAYKDRFIVNGAFDPRDGEKALEYIHFMKENYGVKGVKLYTAEWKGESRGWKLTDPSAYRCLELCQKLGITNIHVHKGPTIIPLDKDAFDVHDVDHAATDFQGLNFIIEHCGLPRLDDFCWIAVQETNVYGGLAVALPFIHSRPRYFAEVISELLFWVGEDKLLFGSDYAIWTPRWLVEKFWNFEIPDDIKQEHGVDLTREAKRKILGLNAARLYGVDVEAQKAKLKDASLAVAAE, encoded by the coding sequence ATGTTCAGGACGCCGGACGGTGAAGAGGTCTTCATCATCGATGGTCATACGCACTTCTGGGACGGCAGCCCGGAGAACCAGAGCAATATTCACGGCAAGCAGTTCATCGACTGCTTCTACGCCTACCACACCGCCCTGAGCCCAAAGGACAAGCTCTGGGCCAAGGACAAGTTCGAGAAATACAGCGCCGAGCAGATGCACCACGATCTGTTCGTCGACGGTCCCGACGACATGGCGATCGTGCAGTCGACCTATCTCACCGAATTCTACAAGAATGGCTTCAACACCATCGAGCGTAACCTCGAGATCGCCAAGGCCTACAAGGACCGCTTCATCGTGAACGGGGCGTTCGATCCGCGCGATGGCGAGAAGGCCCTCGAATACATTCATTTCATGAAGGAGAATTACGGCGTCAAGGGCGTGAAGCTCTACACCGCCGAGTGGAAGGGCGAGTCCCGTGGCTGGAAGCTCACCGACCCGAGCGCCTATCGCTGCCTCGAGCTGTGCCAGAAGCTTGGCATCACCAACATCCACGTGCACAAGGGCCCGACCATCATCCCGCTCGACAAGGATGCGTTCGACGTCCACGACGTCGACCATGCGGCGACCGATTTCCAGGGCCTGAACTTCATCATCGAGCATTGCGGCCTGCCGAGGCTCGACGATTTCTGCTGGATCGCGGTGCAGGAGACCAATGTCTATGGCGGCCTCGCCGTAGCGTTGCCCTTCATCCATTCCCGCCCGCGCTATTTCGCCGAAGTCATCAGCGAGCTGCTGTTCTGGGTCGGCGAGGACAAGCTGCTGTTCGGCAGCGACTACGCGATCTGGACGCCGCGCTGGCTGGTGGAGAAGTTCTGGAACTTCGAGATCCCCGACGACATCAAGCAGGAGCACGGCGTCGACCTGACGCGCGAGGCCAAGCGCAAGATCCTCGGGCTCAACGCCGCTCGCCTCTACGGCGTCGATGTCGAGGCGCAGAAGGCGAAGCTCAAGGACGCCTCGCTGGCGGTAGCGGCGGAGTAG
- a CDS encoding MmoB/DmpM family protein: MSVSSRSATNHNIFQKMGDIVFNQTISHQCGVTMNDSVEARAIAEFMGQKPAVTVTYQPALIRIDGEGKLVFKMDEISEILGKEMTAEIFEVNTSTHYGRMIRVDDNTVTLFGDMDEIRQYIE, from the coding sequence ATGTCCGTATCCTCCCGGTCCGCCACCAACCACAACATCTTCCAGAAGATGGGCGACATCGTCTTCAACCAGACGATCTCGCATCAGTGCGGCGTTACCATGAATGACAGCGTCGAGGCTCGCGCCATCGCCGAGTTCATGGGGCAGAAGCCCGCCGTGACGGTGACCTATCAGCCCGCGCTGATCCGCATCGACGGTGAAGGCAAGCTGGTCTTCAAGATGGACGAGATCAGCGAGATCCTCGGCAAGGAGATGACCGCCGAAATCTTCGAGGTCAATACGTCCACTCACTACGGACGCATGATCCGGGTCGACGACAATACGGTCACCCTGTTCGGCGACATGGACGAAATACGCCAATACATCGAGTAA
- a CDS encoding VOC family protein, translating into MTDTLATDVLAQSNVLKALAEGAAGDAFLGNVVEIAIVTRDHRRTMTGLHRLGIGPWRVYTFSPDNTQHQTYQGQPSPFALKVCFAQSGNMVWELMEPLWGPTIFADFLAAHGEGIHHVAYDCNNIPFEERIAEFERRGFRLVQSGSWLGTNHFAFFDTEERTGTCFETYAFPQEWEYPEPEEWFPPR; encoded by the coding sequence ATGACTGATACACTCGCGACCGACGTATTGGCGCAGAGCAACGTATTGAAGGCGCTGGCGGAAGGCGCAGCGGGCGATGCGTTTCTCGGCAATGTCGTCGAAATCGCCATCGTGACGCGCGATCACAGGCGCACCATGACGGGGCTCCATCGTCTCGGCATCGGGCCGTGGCGGGTCTACACCTTCAGTCCCGACAACACGCAGCATCAGACCTATCAGGGGCAGCCGAGCCCGTTCGCGCTGAAGGTCTGCTTCGCCCAGTCGGGCAACATGGTCTGGGAATTGATGGAGCCGTTGTGGGGACCGACAATATTCGCCGATTTCCTCGCCGCACATGGCGAGGGAATTCATCACGTCGCCTATGACTGCAACAATATCCCGTTCGAGGAACGCATTGCGGAGTTCGAGCGGCGCGGATTCCGGCTGGTGCAATCCGGGAGCTGGCTCGGCACCAACCACTTTGCCTTCTTCGATACCGAGGAACGCACTGGGACGTGCTTCGAGACCTATGCCTTCCCGCAGGAATGGGAATACCCCGAGCCGGAAGAGTGGTTTCCGCCGCGCTAG
- a CDS encoding cytosine permease, producing the protein MSRNPGSEANSLHHSNYDALGITPVPPSHRTSSQLDQFWIWAGANMAPINWVLGALGIRLGLSLVETVTVIVIGNLLGCALFGACSVMGHRTGVPQMVLSRLAFGRRGAWLPTLMQVLMPMGWVAINTWIVLDLAVAALERMGISGGIELKYLIACTVMLAQVGIAAWGFNAIKYFERYTMPAIFLLMVAMTVLAFLRIDVQWHATSITGTAKLAAMSQLMTAIGIGWGISWLVYASDYTRFTRTSLTGRQVFRTTFLGMFIPTIWLAFLGAAIASGGNGSDPAQLIIAAFGVMALPVLLVLLHGPIATNIVVIYSAALATLALDLRLPRWVVSVVSGLVALVFLYLFLQSGDFAHAFENVMVAMVVWISPWAGITLADFFLLRGGRADVASLYAPHANCPYGDVNAPGMWALGLGVVAAWSCQMGTVELTQGPIALALGGIDLSWLAGMLVGGASYLVLQRRNQPREAMSAADPLAVPATHDVTVS; encoded by the coding sequence ATGTCCAGGAACCCCGGATCGGAAGCCAATTCGCTCCACCATTCCAATTATGATGCGCTCGGGATCACCCCGGTTCCACCTTCCCACCGAACCTCGTCTCAACTGGACCAGTTCTGGATCTGGGCGGGCGCGAACATGGCGCCGATCAACTGGGTGCTCGGCGCGCTCGGCATCCGGCTCGGGCTCAGCCTCGTCGAGACCGTCACTGTCATCGTCATCGGCAACCTTTTGGGATGCGCGCTGTTCGGTGCCTGCAGCGTCATGGGGCACCGCACCGGCGTGCCGCAGATGGTGCTCTCCCGCCTCGCCTTCGGTCGGCGCGGCGCCTGGCTGCCGACGCTGATGCAGGTGCTGATGCCGATGGGCTGGGTGGCGATCAATACCTGGATCGTCCTCGATCTCGCCGTCGCCGCGCTGGAGCGGATGGGAATAAGCGGCGGCATCGAACTCAAATACCTCATCGCCTGCACCGTCATGCTCGCCCAGGTCGGCATCGCTGCTTGGGGCTTCAATGCCATCAAGTATTTCGAGCGCTACACGATGCCGGCCATTTTCTTGCTCATGGTGGCGATGACGGTGCTTGCCTTCCTGCGGATCGACGTACAGTGGCACGCGACGAGTATCACCGGCACCGCCAAGCTGGCGGCCATGAGCCAGTTGATGACCGCCATCGGCATTGGCTGGGGGATTTCCTGGCTGGTCTATGCTTCCGACTATACGCGCTTCACCCGGACGTCGCTCACCGGCCGACAGGTGTTCCGCACGACCTTCCTGGGGATGTTCATTCCAACCATCTGGCTGGCCTTCCTCGGCGCCGCGATCGCGTCCGGCGGCAACGGCTCCGACCCCGCGCAACTCATCATCGCGGCGTTCGGCGTGATGGCGCTCCCGGTGCTGCTCGTCCTGCTTCACGGACCGATCGCCACCAACATCGTGGTCATCTACTCCGCCGCGCTGGCGACGCTCGCCCTCGATCTGCGCCTGCCGCGCTGGGTGGTGTCCGTGGTGTCCGGCCTCGTCGCCCTGGTCTTCCTCTATCTCTTCCTGCAGTCGGGCGACTTCGCGCATGCCTTCGAGAACGTCATGGTCGCGATGGTGGTCTGGATCAGCCCGTGGGCCGGCATCACCCTGGCGGACTTCTTCCTGCTGCGCGGCGGCCGCGCTGACGTCGCCTCGCTCTATGCGCCGCACGCAAACTGCCCGTACGGCGATGTGAACGCACCGGGCATGTGGGCGCTCGGCCTCGGCGTTGTCGCCGCATGGTCCTGCCAGATGGGCACGGTCGAACTCACCCAGGGCCCCATCGCACTGGCATTGGGCGGGATCGACCTGTCGTGGCTCGCGGGAATGCTCGTCGGCGGCGCCAGCTACCTCGTGCTGCAGCGCCGGAACCAACCCCGCGAGGCGATGAGCGCGGCAGACCCGCTGGCCGTTCCCGCCACCCACGACGTGACCGTCTCCTGA
- a CDS encoding NAD(P)H-dependent oxidoreductase — translation MTTLLHIDASARGDRSLSRRLSQAFVEAWAVRDPDATVIARDIGRDPPPIVSERWIGAAFTSEGRRTAEQREELRLSDELIDELDRAQLIVLGTPMYNYGMPAALKSWFDKVIRIGKTFTFDLARGDYPLEPIMSGKTLVILSARGEFGFGPGGVREDMNHLETHIRTCAHYLGVEACHLIAIDYQEFDDARHAQSVAEAYAAIPVLVDQLFGAVSARKAAAE, via the coding sequence ATGACGACACTTCTTCATATCGATGCCAGCGCACGCGGCGACCGCTCGCTGAGCCGTCGGCTCTCGCAGGCCTTCGTGGAGGCATGGGCGGTACGTGACCCGGATGCGACGGTGATTGCGCGCGACATCGGCCGCGACCCTCCGCCCATCGTCTCGGAGCGCTGGATCGGCGCCGCTTTCACCTCGGAGGGCCGGCGCACGGCGGAGCAGCGCGAGGAACTGCGCCTGTCGGACGAACTGATCGACGAGCTCGATCGCGCGCAGCTCATCGTCCTCGGCACGCCGATGTACAATTACGGCATGCCGGCGGCGTTGAAATCCTGGTTCGACAAGGTGATCCGCATCGGCAAGACCTTCACCTTCGACCTTGCACGCGGCGACTACCCGCTCGAGCCGATCATGAGCGGCAAGACGCTGGTCATATTGAGCGCGCGCGGCGAGTTCGGCTTCGGGCCGGGCGGCGTGCGCGAGGACATGAACCACCTCGAAACCCACATCCGCACCTGCGCGCACTATCTCGGCGTCGAAGCGTGCCACCTCATCGCCATCGACTATCAGGAGTTCGACGACGCCCGCCACGCGCAGTCCGTGGCCGAGGCCTATGCGGCGATCCCGGTGCTGGTCGATCAACTGTTCGGCGCGGTCAGTGCCCGCAAGGCCGCTGCGGAATAG
- a CDS encoding iron-sulfur cluster assembly protein, giving the protein MGSSASLDRRTAAVWERASHVMDPELDESIVDLGFVEDVDIDADGGVYVRFRLPTYWCSPNFAFLMADDIARAVRALPWVGEVRPRLEDHMCSDEVNRGVELGLSFADAFAGYQVGGSIEELRETFLRKAFQRRQEAVMLGFRRAGCTDAELVAMDLARFDRFTVRDAEGLRQKPRYRSLLLERGLAAGPQDLAFVTLEGEPIAASGLAAHLRALRAIRINMEANGALCRGLSEARYREHHVEPAEPGEEHACGAAGKAEACSGCALGGTRARPDTQIPAHAPMAF; this is encoded by the coding sequence ATGGGCAGCTCGGCCAGCCTTGATCGCCGCACGGCAGCGGTGTGGGAGCGCGCCTCGCACGTCATGGATCCCGAGCTCGACGAATCCATCGTCGATCTCGGCTTCGTGGAGGATGTGGACATCGATGCGGATGGCGGCGTCTACGTCCGGTTCCGGCTACCGACCTATTGGTGCTCGCCGAACTTCGCCTTCCTGATGGCCGACGACATCGCCCGCGCGGTGCGTGCCCTGCCATGGGTCGGCGAGGTGCGCCCGCGCCTTGAGGACCATATGTGCTCGGACGAGGTCAATCGCGGCGTCGAGCTCGGTCTCAGCTTCGCGGATGCGTTCGCCGGCTATCAGGTCGGCGGCAGCATCGAGGAGTTGCGGGAGACCTTCCTCAGGAAGGCCTTCCAGCGGCGCCAGGAGGCGGTGATGCTCGGCTTCCGACGCGCCGGCTGCACCGACGCCGAACTGGTGGCGATGGATCTCGCCCGCTTCGATCGCTTCACGGTGCGCGATGCGGAAGGGCTGCGGCAGAAGCCGCGCTATCGCTCCCTCCTGCTTGAACGCGGGCTCGCCGCCGGGCCGCAGGATCTCGCCTTCGTCACCCTGGAGGGCGAGCCGATCGCGGCCTCCGGACTGGCGGCGCACCTGCGCGCACTGCGTGCCATCCGCATCAATATGGAGGCGAACGGCGCGCTGTGCCGCGGCCTGTCCGAGGCCCGCTATCGCGAGCATCACGTCGAACCGGCCGAGCCCGGTGAGGAGCACGCGTGCGGCGCAGCCGGCAAGGCGGAGGCCTGCTCCGGCTGCGCGCTGGGCGGGACCCGCGCAAGGCCGGACACGCAAATCCCGGCGCATGCCCCGATGGCGTTCTGA